One segment of Argiope bruennichi chromosome 11, qqArgBrue1.1, whole genome shotgun sequence DNA contains the following:
- the LOC129956717 gene encoding uncharacterized protein LOC129956717, which yields MVSLGMEGGMVWYGMVNGIIGYGRWNGMVWYGKWYHWVWKVEWYGMVNGIIGYGRWNVSLGMEGGMLWYGKWYHWVWNAEWYGSMVWYGKWYHWVWKVEWYGMVNGIIGYGRRNGMEVWYGMVNGIIGYRRWNGMEVWYGMVNGIIGYGRWNGMVCMSRYATVTSSLAVVFRLDGEAMQKAKRRRLERESVSVEVEG from the exons aTGGTATCATTGGGTATGGAAGGTGgaatggtatggtatggtatggtaaaTGGTATCATTGGGTATGGAAGGTGgaatggtatggtatggtatggtaaaTGGTATCATTGGGTATGGAAGGTGGAATGGTATGGTATGGTAAATGGTATCATTGGGTATGGAAGGTGGAATG TATCATTGGGTATGGAAGGTGGAATGTTATGGTATGGTAAATGGTATCATTGGGTATGGAATGCGGAATGGTATGGaagtatggtatggtatggtaaaTGGTATCATTGGGTATGGAAGGTGGAATGGTATGGTATGGTAAATGGTATCATTGGGTATGGAAGGCGGAATGGTATGGaagtatggtatggtatggtaaaTGGTATCATTGGGTATAGAAGGTGGAATGGTATGGaagtatggtatggtatggtaaaTGGTATCATTGGGTATGGAAGGTGGAATGGTATGGTATG TATGAGCCGCTATGCTACTGTCACTTCCTCCCTTGCAGTAGTGTTCCGACTAGACGGTGAAGCGATGCAAAAGGCAAAAAGGCGACGCTTGGAGCGGGAGAGTGTGAGCGTCGAAGTTGAAGGATAA